A window of Bombyx mori chromosome 2, ASM3026992v2 contains these coding sequences:
- the IMFa gene encoding IMFamide precursor yields the protein MSRAVMRMTVTFCIVAILLCLLDFSEANYKNAPMNGIMFGKRGPTDYDSRSKTFTALCEIATEACQAWFPTQEN from the exons ATGTCGAGAGCTGTAATGAGAATGACAGTCACTTTCTGCATTGtagccatcttgttgtgtctgtTGGACTTCAGCGAGGCTAACTACAAAAACGCACCGATGAATGGAATTATGTTCGGAAAAAGGGGACCTACGG ATTATGATTCACGTAGCAAGACTTTCACTGCTTTGTGTGAGATTGCTACCGAAGCTTGTCAGGCGTGGTTCCCGACACAAGAAAACTAG